A section of the Bacillus sp. HSf4 genome encodes:
- the mnmG gene encoding tRNA uridine-5-carboxymethylaminomethyl(34) synthesis enzyme MnmG has translation MGYVAGQYDVIVVGAGHAGVEAALASARQGAKTLVLTINLDMVAFMPCNPSVGGPAKGIVVREIDALGGEMAKNIDKTHIQMRLLNTGKGPAVRALRAQADKFQYQHEMKKTLENEPNLTLLQGMAERLLIEDGECRGIITQTGAEYRSKTVVLTTGTFLRGKIILGDLSYSSGPNNQQPSIKLSEHLEELGFDLVRFKTGTPPRVNSHSIDYSKTEIQPGDEVPRAFSYETVEYITDQLPCWLTYTSPETHEIIDNNLHRSPMYSGMIKGTGPRYCPSIEDKVVRFNDKPRHQIFLEPEGRNTQEVYVQGLSTSLPEDVQKKMLSTIPGLENVQMMRAGYAIEYDAIVPTQLWPTLETKKIPGLFTAGQINGTSGYEEAAGQGIMAGINAGRKALGKEEVILSRSDAYIGVLIDDLVTKGTNEPYRLLTSRAEYRLLLRHDNADLRLTEIGYKVGLISEERYQKFQEKKAAIEAEKKRLHSVIIKPSKENQEYIRSLGGSELKDGIRATDLIKRPEMNYETVTALAPAEEKVPADVAEQVEIQIKYEGYIEKSLQQVEKLKKMENKKIPDRIDYDAIKGIATEARQKLKEVRPLSVAQASRISGVNPADISILLVYLEQGRIAKVAE, from the coding sequence ATGGGCTATGTAGCAGGCCAATATGATGTTATTGTCGTCGGCGCCGGACACGCCGGTGTTGAAGCGGCGCTGGCATCAGCCAGACAAGGCGCCAAAACGCTTGTCTTAACCATCAACCTTGATATGGTTGCTTTCATGCCGTGTAATCCGTCTGTCGGCGGCCCCGCGAAAGGGATTGTCGTCCGCGAAATCGACGCGTTGGGCGGAGAAATGGCTAAAAATATTGACAAAACCCACATTCAAATGAGGCTGTTAAATACGGGGAAAGGCCCGGCCGTAAGAGCCCTTCGTGCACAGGCCGACAAATTCCAATACCAGCATGAAATGAAAAAAACGCTTGAAAACGAACCGAATTTGACATTGCTGCAAGGGATGGCTGAACGCCTTTTGATTGAAGACGGCGAATGCCGCGGGATTATCACCCAAACCGGTGCGGAATACCGTTCCAAAACGGTTGTCCTGACGACAGGGACATTTTTGCGGGGAAAAATTATTCTCGGCGACCTGTCTTATTCAAGCGGACCGAACAACCAACAGCCCTCTATTAAGCTGTCTGAACATCTCGAAGAGCTCGGATTTGACCTAGTCCGCTTTAAAACAGGCACACCGCCGCGGGTTAACAGCCATTCAATCGACTACAGCAAAACGGAAATCCAGCCTGGTGATGAAGTGCCGCGGGCCTTTTCCTATGAGACGGTCGAATACATTACAGACCAGCTGCCTTGCTGGCTGACGTATACGAGCCCGGAAACACATGAGATCATCGATAACAATCTGCACCGTTCACCGATGTATTCCGGAATGATCAAAGGAACGGGGCCGAGATACTGCCCGTCCATTGAAGACAAAGTCGTCCGCTTTAACGACAAACCGAGACACCAAATTTTTCTCGAGCCGGAAGGACGCAACACACAGGAAGTCTATGTCCAGGGATTGTCAACAAGCCTTCCTGAAGATGTACAGAAAAAAATGCTGTCAACCATACCGGGACTTGAAAACGTGCAGATGATGCGTGCCGGGTATGCGATTGAATATGATGCGATCGTACCGACACAGCTTTGGCCGACACTGGAAACGAAAAAAATACCGGGACTGTTCACCGCGGGACAAATCAACGGCACGTCAGGATATGAAGAGGCGGCCGGACAGGGAATCATGGCCGGCATTAATGCGGGCCGCAAAGCGCTTGGCAAAGAGGAAGTCATTCTCAGCCGCTCTGATGCCTATATCGGCGTGCTGATTGACGACCTTGTCACCAAGGGAACGAACGAACCATACCGGCTGTTGACTTCCCGCGCGGAATACCGCCTGCTTCTGCGTCATGACAACGCCGACCTGCGCCTGACGGAGATCGGCTATAAAGTCGGTCTGATTTCTGAAGAGAGATATCAAAAGTTTCAGGAGAAAAAAGCGGCCATTGAAGCAGAGAAAAAACGCCTGCATTCTGTTATTATCAAACCGTCCAAGGAAAATCAGGAATACATTCGCTCACTTGGCGGAAGCGAGCTGAAGGACGGCATCCGCGCCACCGATCTCATCAAGCGGCCGGAAATGAATTACGAAACCGTTACAGCGCTTGCACCGGCGGAAGAAAAAGTCCCCGCCGACGTGGCCGAACAGGTTGAAATTCAAATTAAGTATGAAGGTTATATTGAAAAATCCTTACAGCAGGTCGAAAAGCTGAAGAAAATGGAGAACAAAAAGATTCCTGACAGAATCGACTATGATGCGATTAAAGGCATTGCGACCGAAGCGCGTCAAAAGCTAAAAGAGGTCAGACCGCTGTCAGTTGCACAAGCCTCAAGGATTTCCGGTGTAAACCCTGCTGATATTTCGATTCTGCTTGTTTACCTTGAACAGGGCCGGATCGCCAAGGTTGCGGAATAG